TATAGTGGTGGACACATTGATAACCCTACTTACGAAGAAGTATGCACAAATCAAACTGGACATGTAGAAGCCGTTCAAATTGAATACGATGAAGAAGAAACGAATTTTGAAGCTATTTTAGATATATACTTTAAAACCTTTGATCCAACTGATAACAAAGGTCAGTTTTTCGATAGAGGGGAAAGTTATGAACCCGTCATTTTCTATCATGATGAAGAACAAAAAGAAACAGCATATCACAAAATAAATCAATTAAACGAGCAACAAATCTTTGATAAACCCGTTGTTACACCCGTTAAACCTTTTAAGAACTTTTACCCTGCGGAAGCACATCATCAAGATTATTACTTAAAGAACCCCGCACATTATCAAGGTTATCAACAAGGTTCTGGACGTAAAGCATTTATAGAAAAGTATTGGGGGCGTTAAAATGCTTAAAAAAAGTAAAAACGAATTAAATGAAATGGAATATTTAGTAACACAACAAAATGGCACTGAACCACCATTCCAAAATGAATATTGGAACCATTTTGATAAAGGAATTTATGTAGATAAATTATCTGGTAAA
This portion of the Mammaliicoccus vitulinus genome encodes:
- the msrA gene encoding peptide-methionine (S)-S-oxide reductase MsrA, yielding MAYATLAGGCFWCLVKPFNEFPGIIEVTSGYSGGHIDNPTYEEVCTNQTGHVEAVQIEYDEEETNFEAILDIYFKTFDPTDNKGQFFDRGESYEPVIFYHDEEQKETAYHKINQLNEQQIFDKPVVTPVKPFKNFYPAEAHHQDYYLKNPAHYQGYQQGSGRKAFIEKYWGR